One Equus asinus isolate D_3611 breed Donkey chromosome 26, EquAss-T2T_v2, whole genome shotgun sequence genomic window carries:
- the MEIS3 gene encoding homeobox protein Meis3 isoform X1, which translates to MARRYDELPHYPGIVDGTAALAGFSEAVPTAPRAPGPYGPHRPPQPPPLGLDSDGLKREKDEIYGHPLFPLLALVFEKCELATCSPRDVAGAGLGTPPGGDLCSSDSFNEDIAAFAKQVRSERPLFSSNPELDNLMIQAIQVLRFHLLELEKVHDLCDNFCHRYITCLKGKMPIDLVIEDRDGGCREDLEDYPASCPSLPDQTNTWIRDHEDSGSVHLGTPGPSSGGLASQSGDNSSDQGDGLDTSVASPSSGGEDEELDQERRRNKKRGIFPKVATNIMRAWLFQHLSMTGQALGIGWRPGRQGDSRWWSQHPYPSEEQKKQLAQDTGLTILQVNNWFINARRRIVQPMIDQSNRTGQGAAFSPEGQPVGGYTETQPHMTVRPPGSMGMSLNLEGEWHYL; encoded by the exons ATGGCCCGGAGG TACGATGAGCTGCCTCACTACCCAGGCATCGTGGATGGCACTGCAGCCCTGGCTGGCTTCTCGGAGGCAGTGCCCACAGCACCGAGAGCCCCGGGGCCCTACGGCCCCCACCGGcctcctcagccccctcccctgggctTGGACAGCGATGGCCTGAAGAGAGAGAAGGACGAGATCTACGG ACACCCGCTCTTCCCCCTGCTGGCCCTGGTCTTTGAGAAATGTGAACTGGCCACGTGCTCACCTCGTGACGTggccggggctgggctgggcacgcCCCCGGGCGGCGACCTCTGCTCCTCCGACTCCTTCAATGAGGACATTGCCGCTTTTGCCAAGCAG gtCCGCTCCGAGAGGCCCCTCTTCTCCTCCAACCCGGAGCTGGACAATCTG atgatccAGGCCATCCAGGTGCTCCGGTTCCACCTGCTGGAGCTGGAGAAG GTCCACGACCTGTGCGACAACTTCTGTCATCGCTACATCACCTGCCTCAAGGGAAAGATGCCCATCGACCTGGTCATCGAGGATCGGGACGGCGGCTGCAGGGAGGACCTCGAGGACTACCCggcctcctgccccagcctcccggATCAG ACTAACACATGGATTAGAGACCATGAGGACAGTGGGTCTGTACATTTGGGGACCCCGGGTCCATCCAGTGGTGGCCTGGCCTCCCAGAGTGGGGACAACTCTAGTGACCAAG GAGACGGACTGGACACAAGCGTGGCCTCTCCCAGTTCTGGGGGAGAGGACGAGGAGCTGGACCAGGAGCGGCGTCGGAACAAGAAGCGGGGCATCTTCCCCAAGGTGGCCACCAACATCATGAGAGCCTGGCTGTTCCAGCACCTCTCG ATGACAGGCCAGGCCTTGGGGATCGGATGGCGGCCCGGCAGGCAGGGTGACTCTCGCTGGTGGTCACAGCACCCGTACCCCTCGGAGGAGCAGAAGAAACAGCTGGCGCAGGACACGGGGCTCACGATTCTGCAAGTCAACAACTG GTTCATTAACGCCCGGAGACGCATCGTGCAACCCATGATCGATCAATCCAACCGCACAG GGCAGGGTGCAGCCTTCAGCCCAGAGGGCCAGCCCGTAGGGGGCTACACGGAGACTCAGCCACACATGACTGTGAGGCCGCCAG GGTCAATGGGGATGAGTTTGAACTTAGAAGGAGAGTGGCATTATCTATAG
- the MEIS3 gene encoding homeobox protein Meis3 isoform X2, with amino-acid sequence MARRYDELPHYPGIVDGTAALAGFSEAVPTAPRAPGPYGPHRPPQPPPLGLDSDGLKREKDEIYGHPLFPLLALVFEKCELATCSPRDVAGAGLGTPPGGDLCSSDSFNEDIAAFAKQVRSERPLFSSNPELDNLMIQAIQVLRFHLLELEKGKMPIDLVIEDRDGGCREDLEDYPASCPSLPDQTNTWIRDHEDSGSVHLGTPGPSSGGLASQSGDNSSDQGDGLDTSVASPSSGGEDEELDQERRRNKKRGIFPKVATNIMRAWLFQHLSMTGQALGIGWRPGRQGDSRWWSQHPYPSEEQKKQLAQDTGLTILQVNNWFINARRRIVQPMIDQSNRTGQGAAFSPEGQPVGGYTETQPHMTVRPPGSMGMSLNLEGEWHYL; translated from the exons ATGGCCCGGAGG TACGATGAGCTGCCTCACTACCCAGGCATCGTGGATGGCACTGCAGCCCTGGCTGGCTTCTCGGAGGCAGTGCCCACAGCACCGAGAGCCCCGGGGCCCTACGGCCCCCACCGGcctcctcagccccctcccctgggctTGGACAGCGATGGCCTGAAGAGAGAGAAGGACGAGATCTACGG ACACCCGCTCTTCCCCCTGCTGGCCCTGGTCTTTGAGAAATGTGAACTGGCCACGTGCTCACCTCGTGACGTggccggggctgggctgggcacgcCCCCGGGCGGCGACCTCTGCTCCTCCGACTCCTTCAATGAGGACATTGCCGCTTTTGCCAAGCAG gtCCGCTCCGAGAGGCCCCTCTTCTCCTCCAACCCGGAGCTGGACAATCTG atgatccAGGCCATCCAGGTGCTCCGGTTCCACCTGCTGGAGCTGGAGAAG GGAAAGATGCCCATCGACCTGGTCATCGAGGATCGGGACGGCGGCTGCAGGGAGGACCTCGAGGACTACCCggcctcctgccccagcctcccggATCAG ACTAACACATGGATTAGAGACCATGAGGACAGTGGGTCTGTACATTTGGGGACCCCGGGTCCATCCAGTGGTGGCCTGGCCTCCCAGAGTGGGGACAACTCTAGTGACCAAG GAGACGGACTGGACACAAGCGTGGCCTCTCCCAGTTCTGGGGGAGAGGACGAGGAGCTGGACCAGGAGCGGCGTCGGAACAAGAAGCGGGGCATCTTCCCCAAGGTGGCCACCAACATCATGAGAGCCTGGCTGTTCCAGCACCTCTCG ATGACAGGCCAGGCCTTGGGGATCGGATGGCGGCCCGGCAGGCAGGGTGACTCTCGCTGGTGGTCACAGCACCCGTACCCCTCGGAGGAGCAGAAGAAACAGCTGGCGCAGGACACGGGGCTCACGATTCTGCAAGTCAACAACTG GTTCATTAACGCCCGGAGACGCATCGTGCAACCCATGATCGATCAATCCAACCGCACAG GGCAGGGTGCAGCCTTCAGCCCAGAGGGCCAGCCCGTAGGGGGCTACACGGAGACTCAGCCACACATGACTGTGAGGCCGCCAG GGTCAATGGGGATGAGTTTGAACTTAGAAGGAGAGTGGCATTATCTATAG
- the MEIS3 gene encoding homeobox protein Meis3 isoform X4: MARRYDELPHYPGIVDGTAALAGFSEAVPTAPRAPGPYGPHRPPQPPPLGLDSDGLKREKDEIYGHPLFPLLALVFEKCELATCSPRDVAGAGLGTPPGGDLCSSDSFNEDIAAFAKQVRSERPLFSSNPELDNLMIQAIQVLRFHLLELEKGKMPIDLVIEDRDGGCREDLEDYPASCPSLPDQTNTWIRDHEDSGSVHLGTPGPSSGGLASQSGDNSSDQGDGLDTSVASPSSGGEDEELDQERRRNKKRGIFPKVATNIMRAWLFQHLSHPYPSEEQKKQLAQDTGLTILQVNNWFINARRRIVQPMIDQSNRTGQGAAFSPEGQPVGGYTETQPHMTVRPPGSMGMSLNLEGEWHYL; this comes from the exons ATGGCCCGGAGG TACGATGAGCTGCCTCACTACCCAGGCATCGTGGATGGCACTGCAGCCCTGGCTGGCTTCTCGGAGGCAGTGCCCACAGCACCGAGAGCCCCGGGGCCCTACGGCCCCCACCGGcctcctcagccccctcccctgggctTGGACAGCGATGGCCTGAAGAGAGAGAAGGACGAGATCTACGG ACACCCGCTCTTCCCCCTGCTGGCCCTGGTCTTTGAGAAATGTGAACTGGCCACGTGCTCACCTCGTGACGTggccggggctgggctgggcacgcCCCCGGGCGGCGACCTCTGCTCCTCCGACTCCTTCAATGAGGACATTGCCGCTTTTGCCAAGCAG gtCCGCTCCGAGAGGCCCCTCTTCTCCTCCAACCCGGAGCTGGACAATCTG atgatccAGGCCATCCAGGTGCTCCGGTTCCACCTGCTGGAGCTGGAGAAG GGAAAGATGCCCATCGACCTGGTCATCGAGGATCGGGACGGCGGCTGCAGGGAGGACCTCGAGGACTACCCggcctcctgccccagcctcccggATCAG ACTAACACATGGATTAGAGACCATGAGGACAGTGGGTCTGTACATTTGGGGACCCCGGGTCCATCCAGTGGTGGCCTGGCCTCCCAGAGTGGGGACAACTCTAGTGACCAAG GAGACGGACTGGACACAAGCGTGGCCTCTCCCAGTTCTGGGGGAGAGGACGAGGAGCTGGACCAGGAGCGGCGTCGGAACAAGAAGCGGGGCATCTTCCCCAAGGTGGCCACCAACATCATGAGAGCCTGGCTGTTCCAGCACCTCTCG CACCCGTACCCCTCGGAGGAGCAGAAGAAACAGCTGGCGCAGGACACGGGGCTCACGATTCTGCAAGTCAACAACTG GTTCATTAACGCCCGGAGACGCATCGTGCAACCCATGATCGATCAATCCAACCGCACAG GGCAGGGTGCAGCCTTCAGCCCAGAGGGCCAGCCCGTAGGGGGCTACACGGAGACTCAGCCACACATGACTGTGAGGCCGCCAG GGTCAATGGGGATGAGTTTGAACTTAGAAGGAGAGTGGCATTATCTATAG
- the MEIS3 gene encoding homeobox protein Meis3 isoform X3, translating to MARRYDELPHYPGIVDGTAALAGFSEAVPTAPRAPGPYGPHRPPQPPPLGLDSDGLKREKDEIYGHPLFPLLALVFEKCELATCSPRDVAGAGLGTPPGGDLCSSDSFNEDIAAFAKQVRSERPLFSSNPELDNLMIQAIQVLRFHLLELEKVHDLCDNFCHRYITCLKGKMPIDLVIEDRDGGCREDLEDYPASCPSLPDQTNTWIRDHEDSGSVHLGTPGPSSGGLASQSGDNSSDQGDGLDTSVASPSSGGEDEELDQERRRNKKRGIFPKVATNIMRAWLFQHLSHPYPSEEQKKQLAQDTGLTILQVNNWFINARRRIVQPMIDQSNRTGQGAAFSPEGQPVGGYTETQPHMTVRPPGSMGMSLNLEGEWHYL from the exons ATGGCCCGGAGG TACGATGAGCTGCCTCACTACCCAGGCATCGTGGATGGCACTGCAGCCCTGGCTGGCTTCTCGGAGGCAGTGCCCACAGCACCGAGAGCCCCGGGGCCCTACGGCCCCCACCGGcctcctcagccccctcccctgggctTGGACAGCGATGGCCTGAAGAGAGAGAAGGACGAGATCTACGG ACACCCGCTCTTCCCCCTGCTGGCCCTGGTCTTTGAGAAATGTGAACTGGCCACGTGCTCACCTCGTGACGTggccggggctgggctgggcacgcCCCCGGGCGGCGACCTCTGCTCCTCCGACTCCTTCAATGAGGACATTGCCGCTTTTGCCAAGCAG gtCCGCTCCGAGAGGCCCCTCTTCTCCTCCAACCCGGAGCTGGACAATCTG atgatccAGGCCATCCAGGTGCTCCGGTTCCACCTGCTGGAGCTGGAGAAG GTCCACGACCTGTGCGACAACTTCTGTCATCGCTACATCACCTGCCTCAAGGGAAAGATGCCCATCGACCTGGTCATCGAGGATCGGGACGGCGGCTGCAGGGAGGACCTCGAGGACTACCCggcctcctgccccagcctcccggATCAG ACTAACACATGGATTAGAGACCATGAGGACAGTGGGTCTGTACATTTGGGGACCCCGGGTCCATCCAGTGGTGGCCTGGCCTCCCAGAGTGGGGACAACTCTAGTGACCAAG GAGACGGACTGGACACAAGCGTGGCCTCTCCCAGTTCTGGGGGAGAGGACGAGGAGCTGGACCAGGAGCGGCGTCGGAACAAGAAGCGGGGCATCTTCCCCAAGGTGGCCACCAACATCATGAGAGCCTGGCTGTTCCAGCACCTCTCG CACCCGTACCCCTCGGAGGAGCAGAAGAAACAGCTGGCGCAGGACACGGGGCTCACGATTCTGCAAGTCAACAACTG GTTCATTAACGCCCGGAGACGCATCGTGCAACCCATGATCGATCAATCCAACCGCACAG GGCAGGGTGCAGCCTTCAGCCCAGAGGGCCAGCCCGTAGGGGGCTACACGGAGACTCAGCCACACATGACTGTGAGGCCGCCAG GGTCAATGGGGATGAGTTTGAACTTAGAAGGAGAGTGGCATTATCTATAG